Proteins encoded by one window of Deltaproteobacteria bacterium:
- the rpsM gene encoding 30S ribosomal protein S13, with translation MPRIAGVDVPGRKPILYGLCYIYGVGLTTAKKILAEAKIEETVRSETLTEAQAAQIREIIEANYQVEGDLRRDIAGNIKRLKDLGTYKGLRHIRNLPVHGQRTHTNARTRKGKQRIAIAGKKQAPGPK, from the coding sequence CGTACCCGGACGCAAACCCATTTTGTATGGGTTGTGTTACATTTATGGAGTCGGTTTAACCACCGCCAAAAAGATTTTGGCAGAAGCCAAGATCGAAGAGACAGTGCGTTCTGAAACATTGACAGAAGCACAAGCCGCTCAAATTCGTGAAATTATCGAAGCAAATTATCAAGTGGAAGGGGATTTGCGCCGCGATATTGCCGGGAATATTAAACGCTTGAAAGATTTGGGTACTTATAAAGGTTTGAGACATATTCGCAATTTGCCGGTGCATGGACAAAGAACCCACACCAACGCGAGAACCCGTAAGGGGAAACAGCGTATCGCAATTGCAGGCAAAAAACAGGCCCCAGGGCCGAAATAG